Genomic window (Takifugu rubripes chromosome 1, fTakRub1.2, whole genome shotgun sequence):
CAGGAATTTATTTGCAGGCTGAGCTGATGCTAGAACACACCAGACAATAATTCCGACAATCCAAATGTGGAGTTTAACCTGTAAAAAATGAGGTAATCACCACTTTGTCTTGTGGCAAAATAAATCCGAACCAGAGCGGATTTTTTCGTTTTAAACGCAGAAACAGTGCCACCTGCTGTCGGTGTGAGGAAAAATTATAAAATTTTGTGATATAATCATGTTAAAATTGGACAAATTTACTGTGAGCCTAGACAAATACCAGAGAGACCTTGAAATATACCCAGAAGCTTATTTAAAGAATCCAAACTCCTTAACTGCTGGCAGGTTTTCTCTGTAATGTAGAAGATGTGTACGGTAGTTTGAACAGAAAAAGTGCTGATGCAGCtggtttctacattttcaagTGTAAACCATTTAGCAAGTTCTTTAAACAACATTTGCAGCAGAGGAAGTGCCTGATGAGACGTGCAGACCCACCTTGACGGCCTTGGCTGTCTCCAGAGACTGCTCCGGTGGGAttcccacctctctctccctcaggagctgctgggtgAAGTAGGTGATGTCTCGTCCTGCGATGGGGATGTGCTTTATACAGCTGCCAATAACATAACCTTCAGCCTGAGCAAGACgggggagaggacagagggagcaTTTGGCATTTAGAGTGAAACACCGTTTGGTAGTTTGgtggtagtttttttttttaaacatcggGCTGGGGTACGAGGCCGTCACGGTAGGGCTGGAGCCGTTTGTCGATTCCCACGATGATTATTATTAGCTGCTGTTAATCCGACCTGATTTATGGGCTTTGTGACCGCAGATGTTTGACTGAATCAATGTCTGGAGCGATCGTGACCGCGGTGATGTCTGGGGCGACCAGACGTCCTCCTTTACTCGGACATGTCCTGCTTCTCAAAATGTGCCCAGGATTTTATTCTCCTGGAGGCTCAAATGGGTTTCCACCAAATTTGTGTTGCATTTTTGTGCTGTTCCAACAGTGAGGGGCTCTCATTTTCTGCATTTAGTCCACTAATCGAAAAAAGGTGTTGGATTATTGGTTAAAGACGTAGCGGTTAGACGCAGCCCCCTGCGGGGATGCGTCTACGCTGccattttctgcctgttcaGCAGGGGACACGGACATGCTGACTCAGCCTCCCCACCTCAAATAAATTCTGTAAACACATTTCCTCAAACCGAGTCATTTCTTCCAGGCTTCGGGAGCCAGCAGGAACCTTTTAAACACGATCCAATAACAGCAGGCAAACCCAGGAAATCCATTTAGAGCAGAATATTGTACTTCTTCAGGATGGAAAGTGACCGTTTGTGTGGACACAAAATGCAAGAAACAATCCAAATACCTCGAAAACAACATGACTAAAATtatctctctgcctccctccggGTCTGTCATCAATAAAACTCACCACAGGGATGACGTGGGTGACGCCGTCGCCGCTGTCGATGACAGTGCCCGTCAGCGTCCGCTCGCCCACCTGTCTGGATGTCCAGGAGGCTGCTAGAGCAAGAacagcctgacacacacacacacacgcacagacacacacacacacacaccagttatAAATGATTCTCCACCAGGCTTTATGTAAGAGGTTTAAATTTGATAGAATGATTTTGGAGGTGTATAATTCATATTTATTAACCCGTCTAAATCTTGGACTGATTCACCTTCAACTCTGCAGAAACATCGTTCAGagcagagaaatgtgaattCACCTAAAGTTAGCAGCAGAGGGCAGAACTAAATGAGCAACAatttacacacactctacaTTCACCTCTGCTGTTACAAGGACATTCATTTTTGTTCTATTTGGGGAATtaagaatctacacagacatatttGGGGAAGCAATTTCCTTACAAAAATATTGACGTTTAAAAGCACCAAGCTGCCAAACCTGTAATACTGGAAGTCAGAGAGAACACAGAATGCCTCCAGTTGATGTTTTCTAAGATAATTTAGGCTGTAAAGAGGCCCAGCAGCTGGGACTGAGGCAGGCCGCTACGGGGTTAAAGGCTGCTAAACTTCATCCTGATACCTGCACAGCAATATAGAGCCCCGGGACGTTGAAGGACTCGAACATGATCTCAGCTGTGTATTCTCGATTTTCTGGTGTGTTCAGAGGAGGCTCCGtctaaaaagcagaaaataacaCAGACCCATTGACACTCTCACCATTTCACACAACAAACAACTAGAGAACCAACTGTTCACATTCTGGGACAATTAGCTGATTTGATCTGGAGCCTGGCTCCAGTTTGGAGGCTCTCAAACGTACCAGGAGGAAGTAGTGATCCTCAGGCTCAGCCCTCAGGTACTTGAAGATGACCTGCTCCATGAAGCGCTCCATCAGGTCCCAGTCTTCCACAATCCCATGACGGATCGGCCACTGTTTGCAAAGGTTCACACATTTGAAACTCAAAACTGCTGtgagatgaagaaaaggaaTGCTGGTCTGGGACTTTGTGATACGCTCCGTCAGTAAAAACAAACTCTCTCAAATCAACAGTAAATGATTGTGGTTTCCTGTAAATGGCTGGATCTTTCAGGATGTGCACATTCATCAGTTCCTTAAAGAAACTGAGCAGGTTTATAAAGTGGGAGTAGCTTTTCCAGCTGTTCGGTGCGTGCTGAGTCATGAAAGAAGCAGTTACCTTAGTGGAGTACGAGGGTTTGTCCACAGCCTCGTCTCCAATGTAAAAATCCAAGTCATCCACCCCCTTCATCATCCTCCGCTGAGCCTGGTCTCCAACCTTGGCCGACTCTTTGATGGCGATACCTGCGGGGAAAACAGAGAGCATGAGCTGCCTGATGAAGCCAGGGACAGCTGTCAAACATCTGCATCAATGTGCATCCCTCAGAGCTTTGCAGTGCACCCAAGAGGTCCCACCAACCCTCCCGAGGTTTTCTGCCTGCCGTCGGTCTCTCTGCATCACACAGGAATACTCACATGATGGAACGATGAACTGCGGCTCCGTGTTCCCTGCGTATCCCAGTTTGGTGTAACTGCAAGAGAAACACATCGTGCCTGATTAGACAGGTCCGACTGCAGGCTAACAACACAGGCCGACAGCTGCTACACCGCATTTGTATGCGTGAAGATTAATTCCCGACGACGTTATTGCTCCCATCAATGCTGCCGCTGTTTGCTGCCGTCTGGGTAAAGGCCAAGAGCGGCTCCGGAGTTTAAGAGGAGGCCATTAAAAGGCCATTCATGTCTCACATGGGAGCTCAGGAATACTGGAACCTTTGGATAACTGCAACCCTGCCTAGGAAGGTTCAGACTCGGGAGGGCGGCATAGGTTTGGCCAGCTTCAGTTTCAGCAACGACGACGGCCCGGCCGTCTTGTTTTCTGCCCTCCGTTGAAAGGGGGCACATGGCAGCCAGATGAAGGCCGGGGTGGGCCGAGACGTGGAGAATGCACTTCCTGCACACAGGACCccggggatggagggaggacgCTGCTGACGACTGCCAAAGAGCTGCAGGCTGCACGAGCCACATCCTGGTCAGAAGAGCGTCTCTTCTGAAGCACCCTGGGAACGTCTGACTTTGGTTTCTAACACCGGTCTCTTTAACTGGGCATTCAATTCACTGTTAGCTTATGCATACTTGTGCTTCTCCTTCACCTAAGCAGCCACCAAGTCTTCACGCTCAAGCAGATATTGATGCAAATAACAGAGCTACAACGCAAAGGTTCCCATTATGGTTTTAACACGTTGGGCCGCGTCACCGGAACATCTTCACTGTCACAGAGCAGCTTCTGTAAGAACTACAAAAGTAAACTTAGAACAACAAAACTGAGCCATTCAGGAAAAGACCCTGCAAATCTTCAGCGGTGAACTGTGCCAAGCTAAATATTTGGCATTTGAATGATCTTTGCTTAGTGATCCTTTACCTTGACAGCTGACAGGAACTGAAAGCTCTGATGGTTAAACTGAGCAGGAAGAGTTCCTTTATTTTGTTCACTACTTCATACTCGCATGGTGTTCAACACTGAGACAACATGATTACACATGAATGCAAATGTATTCTGGCTGTGTAAACAGGCAACACTTCAGCAATGTGCCTTGAAGCAGGTTGTGAAATGTGCTTCTCAGCTTCCTTCAGTTGCTAGTTCTACTTTCCACAGATGAGTAGAACCTCAGGGACTGAAAAACTACAATAAGTGTCTTATTCtctcagcagcacagcacagtcAGTGTGGAGACAGGCAGGACGATATTCAGACATGGAGGAATGGCCATACAGAGAGTGACTGCAGCTTTATCTGCATGCAGACGTGCAAAGATCCATCTCACCTATTCACCTTCATCGTTTCGGTTTCAGGTGTGTGACGCGTGATGCTGGGAAGACACGTTTCCTGTATCGCGTCCGTTGCACACAGTGCATCGCGTCAAACTGCACCATTTAACACCCCATTGTGTAAATTAGTGCGAAAATACAAGTATAATTGAATCCATTTAAAGCTACCCAGGATTGCTGCTGGATCCAATCTGCTCTCATGTAGTTGCAGAATGTTTCAGGCTCAAGTCTTCAGGCAGAATGCAGGATCAGCTCAGCCACAGGAGACCTTTCTTTGACAGTAAGAACACTGTGAGCTGACAGCAGCGGAAAGCTGCAGCAGTTCACTGATCACCTTCATACCACAGAACAGTCCCAGCTTGTCTCCCTCAACCTGTCCCGACAGGCTCTTAATACAGCCTAGTTCTGACTGTGGACACCATTTTAGAGACACATTCACCAACCCTTGCTAACAGATGATTGCTGCCGTGTTATGAAAGTTCTCCCCTGTTCTTGAGACACCTAAATGACTCCAACCGTCACTTCGGCTGCAACACCTgatgttttctcttcctgaTAAAGAAACGCTGGTTTGAAAAGGAACCAGTGTGAAGCAAGAGCACCTAAAAGCACAGCGAACACAAGAGCTGTTGGACTTCTGCCATTCCTGCTAGGATATGGGGGAGGAGGTCTACACGTGATCCTCTACACTCATAAAACCGCTCAACAATAACAAAAGCTAACAAGGGATCCCTCCGGGGGCTTCTGTTCTGCTCAGAGAGGTGGGACGATGTGGAAGGTTTCATGGAGGTGAAATCTAGTGGCTGATGATGATCGTGGTCAAGCTGCTCCCAGGGTTGATGTCACCAACTGGACGCAACAGTGAGTCCAACAGCTGTTGCCTCACACATCTGGCCACGGCTTTCTTCTGTCGGGCTGCACTGCAAAGCCAAATTCAAGGCCCAGCCCTCAGCCTAAAATGTGATTTCATGGCTGGATGTGTCGTTTCAGCAACACTGGAACATATGACGGTCAGGTttggagagaggggagaagccATGAGCCACCGCTGTGCAGATCAGAAGCGGTGTACTGGTTAACAGCccgaagggaggaggaggggggtgaagaAGGTATGCAGAATAAGTTCAAGCCTCTACATGTGAGTAATGCAAGCCAGCTTCACCCCCAACATAAGTAGCCAATTCAGAGTAATGCTGCTGAATGAAGTATGgccagagaaagaaagaacaatATTCACATGgatacagcaaaaaaaaaaaaaaacggtaaAAGTCATTGAGGGTTGTTATTTAGGTGGAAACTACGAGCTGAAGGAATGATGGATCAACAGGATCACAACAAACAGtcgcaggaggagctgagacagcTGCCACAGAGATTCTCCTGCCACCAATACCAGGAGAAAACCACGTCTCAGCGTTACTGGGGGCACAAATTAGAGAAGTTAATCAAGAAAATACGCTCGGATGCCAAGAAAAGACCATATATGGGCTAAAAAGGCTGAATGAGGAAGTGTAGGCAGAGTAGGAAGTAGTACCGCGCCTGCTCCGGTCCACATTATCGCCTAAAAGTTGTTTAAATGCACTGGCTGATGTCCGGGGTATCTTTAGGAGACGTGTGTTATTGTGCAAAATGCTGATAAATCCACACATTTGTGGTTATTTCTGGCACCGGCGCTGGGCCTGCTGCAAATGAATGAACGCAGCTTCTTCCGCCTGGTGTCGGTACTGCAGTACCGACAGTACCAGCTCTGCTTCATGGCAGCCAAATAACCCCCGACAAGAACAAGACGTGTCTGGATATTAAAACAGAACCTCAAACTGGCCACGAAGCGGCGAAAATAAGCGCACAAATGACCCGACCTGCTTTGTCGGCGAACGTAACGAGAAAGGGGTTAATAATGTCATAGTTAGCTGTTAGCAGGTTAGCTCCTGGGCTATACAGCGATAGAAAAACAGACAGCCAGCCGCCGCGGATGCCGCTAATGACAGCCCCCGACCGTGGCCGGCCCGCCGGTGACACCCGAGCCCCCAGCCCTTCAGGTGGGGTCGGTTTGTAGAGCTTACCCTGTGCCGCAGTCGACAACACACGCCGGTAGCCGTCCAGCCATCTCTCCGCGGCTCTCTGTGGTTTACAAACGGTTAATATTAACGGGAAAGCAGGCTGTGTCGGCTGGAGGATCTGGAAAGCCGTCCACAGGCGGAACCCGAGCCCGCAGCTGAGTGCAGTTTTCCACTTCCGCACTCGGCTCCTGGCAGGCAGGGAGAGGCAAGATGGCGGAGGCCGGTGGGGCGACGGAGTGTGCGGCTGTCAATCACCGAGAGGGCGGCCGGATTGGACCCGTCCACTGGTGCCCCGAAAGAGAAGCTGCTCCAATGTTAGTGCATTAGGGATGAGTTCTGCTCCATTTATCTAGGTTCACAAACTCGCTCTAAAGAAGAAGCAAGATTCTGAGGATGTTACTGAATTAAATCCTTTAGAATTTAGCAGCAAACTTTTTTGTGTCTAATTTCTAAATGCTTTCAGATGttatgttattaatgtgttttccacGATGGTATTTTTTGAAATATTTTCTCAGGAGTAATATGTGGTTAACAACACTGATAATAGCACAGGTCTCATGTGAATCATTGTAATAACATGTTTTGAGAGCCTTATCAAGACTTTATCAACACTTCCCACCATCATTGACTCGCTACAGTTTGGAAAAAgagtttgttttcttctgcacTGCACAATTGCACATTATCAACAATATAACGATGACAAAACGTATATTTTAGATATAAATTTGGATTGTTTTCTACCATTTGTGCTGTGATGTGTAGATCATTTTTATTTGCTGTTGGCTGCAGGTACAGAAACCAAGTTAATTGCACTGCGCATGAATGGGCACacaagtttgtttttctctttttatcttTCCAGTAAAAGAAATACAAATGTAAGTACGCTTAAAAGTGGTTATGTTGATAACACATGTTGTAAAAGACGGATTGAGAACAGAAAAAagtaaatcattaaaaataaaaatcaaatgtgtAGAAAATTGCTTGGTGTGTAATAGTTCGGTATCACATTTGTTATTTATAATAAAATCATTACTCATCAAATATGTGCTTTTCGAGGAATATAAGATTTATTTAGAAGTCTAAACTTTATTGTGGGAATCCAAAATCAAGCCATTTGTGTTCATCCTTCGATGAAAAGTATTGAGAACGGGTCCTCAACATTTTCAGTCAGGCACTTCCGATGGGCAGCCGGAAGGGTCCTGAGCCTTCCACACGTGTGTAATCATGGCGGACCTGCAGATGAAGCTTCTTCGGAAGAAAAttcagaaaagaaatgaaaataagaaaaagcgCAAGTTGCCCAGTAAACAAGAAGACGACGACGACGCGGGTACGTGCTGAGAAATATCAAACGTCTGTCGTTCGTTCAGCTAGGTTCTAAAAAGGTCTCGAACTGGGAATATTAAGTTAGCCTCGTTAGCTCCTCACGGCACAACGTTAAAGATGGGATTTTGCCGACACCGGCTGCTTAATGTTATTAATTGTTAATACATTACATTGCGATCTCGACATGGTGTCAAATGTCTTGGATAAGGTGATCGAAAATATTGTCACTTGCTGAACTAGCACAGAATCGCATTCGCTCGTCTCACATgtctgactaaagagagaagtgTTGGAATTCTCTTGTTTTCAGCAACACTGACCTTAAACTCCAACGGGTTGGAAGATGAATGTTCGGGGGAAACGTCAACAGCTGGCAAAGCAGCCAACGAGGCCAAGCCGAAAAAGCAGACCAAGGACCCCTTAGAGACCAAAACGGAAGAAATTccttcaaagaaaaagaagaaaaaaaggaagctcGTCCAAACAGTCGATTCTCCTGGTAATACTAGATGCAAATGTAATCAAAgtccatttatttcatttcatacCAATGCATCATTCTAATTACAGCTGAGAAGAAAACGAGAAAagttgatgaggaggaagatgaagcaCCAGTAGCAGACGAAAATAAGGAGATAAATTCAGAAAAGCAGAGTGAAGATGATCATTCAGagaaggaggatgaagatgatcaACCCGAGCTTCCTTCTGGCTTAACTGGTAAGACCATAATATCTCCTTCAGCTGTAATAAGTCATTCGTTATACGACAAAAACCTGTAAAGTCCTTTAAACATATATGTCATGGATTAAACCTTACAGACATGTTCCTAATTAATTTGTTCAGAAGACGGATCAGAACGTAATTCAGCTATTTTGCCTTCAAGTGTTGCCCGTTGAGGTTTTCCATCTTGTAACGGGTGTCAGCTGAGGCAGACAGCGACTCGTGTGGTCGTCTTTGTCAGGAGACTCGTCGGTGACTCTAGACAGCAGCGACCGCAGGGACAGATTCTGCTCAAAGTTTTCAGACTACACATCGTCTTTCTGACCTTTCAGGTGCATTTGAGGACACTTCATTCGCTTCGCTTGCTGAACTCGTGAGTGAGAGCACACTGAAGGGGGTAAAGGAGTTGGGCTTTGAACAGATGACTGAGATTCAGCACAAAACCATTCGCCCCCTATTGGAGGGCAGGTGAGCTTCTGCTCTTTAATCCCACCTCGTGATGAAGAGATTGGCGTTCACGTGCAATTATGTCGGGTTTGCTTCCGTGCAGGGATGTTTTGGCTGCTGctaagacaggaagtggaaaaacTTTAGCCTTCCTGATTCCTTGTATAGAGCTCATCTACAAACTCAAGTTCATGCCCAGGAATGGTAAGGCTGCATTTTCTCTGTAATGTTTTGGAACGTCAGACTTGAAATTGCAACTTTGCTTAAGCATCCAGCTTTTAGAGCACTGATTTTACCTGTTGTCCTTCCAGGTACAGGTGTAGTGATCCTTTCACCCACACGTGAGCTGGCAATGCAGACCTACGGTGTGTTGAAGGAGCTGATGACTCACCACGTGCACACCTACGGTCTGATCATGGGGGGCAGCAATCGCTCAGCCGAGGCCCAAAGACTAGCCAATGGTGTCAACATCCTTGTGGCCACACCTGGCCGTCTGCTGGATCACCTTCAGGTGGGGAGATGCCAATGGTTGGGAATAATGGAAGTCCAGTTGTCTTCTAATTTGTGCTGAACACCCTGGTAAATTAGTGAAAGACTTGAACTCCTAAAATTTACTTTCAGAATACTCCTGGATTCATGTTCAAGAACCTGCAGTGTTTGATCATCGATGAGGCCGACCGGATCTTGGAGGTGGGCTTTGAGGAAGAACTGAAGCAGATCATCAAGCTGCTGCCGAGTAGGTGTCCTCTCATCTTTCTGTAAAAATGCTATTtagatgatggtgttgatgctCACACTTAATCAGAACCTCATCATCCACATTTTCTTTGAGCAACTGTCTAAAATAAAGGTTGCCCTCAATGTTATTTAAGGCGcatggccaccagggggcgccgttGACTTGAAGGGACTGCAACTCTCCGACTGTGTTGTTCTCTGAATGTTTTCAGATCTGAGGAGGAAGTTGCATCCTGGAAGTCTTGTTAATGTTGTGTATTGAACATTCATTCTCTTGCGGCCAGATTCAAACAAACACCTGTTGCACGACTCACTATTAATATCTTCTGTGTTCAGAGCGGAGACAGACTCTGCTGTTCTCTGCAACTCAGACCAGACGGGTTGAGGATCTTGCCCGCATCTCCCTGAAAAAGGAGCCACTCTAtgttggtgttgatgatgaCAAGGAGAAAGCCACCGTGGACGGCCTTGAGCAGGTAATCTGGACCTGCtttatcttttttaaatgttaagtTTCAATAAATTTTAGACGCATGAGGGTGGGCTATGTATCAGCTGATACAAGCAGATCTTTGTTGGTTTCAGGGTTATGTGGTGTGTCCATCAGAGAAGCggttcctcctgctcttcacCTTTCTTAAGAAGAACCGCAAGAAGAAGCTGAtggtcttcttctcttcctgcaTGTCTGTGAAATATCACTATGAGCTGCTCAACTACATCGACCTTCCTGTCATGGCCATCCATGTGAGTGTTCCTCCGCTTTTCACGCTCTtatctgcagaaacagctgcggtaaatctttttttatctCAGGGAAAGCAAAAGCAGACCAAAAGAACCACCACCTTCTTCCAGTTCTGCAACGCTGACTCGGGCATTCTGTTGTGCACCGACGTCGCTGCTCGAGGTCTAGATATCCCTGAAGTGGACTGGATAATCCAGTATGACCCACCTGATGATCCTAAGGTATATTAAAAACTctgaaaaatagattttaaatcAATGGTTTCAGCTAATGTCCTGCTAATTATTCTTTTTCTCTTAAAGGAGAAAGTACTCATTTACAACTTTGCATTGTTTGCTGTGATTTTTGAATTTTATGTATCTTTTTCTGCTGTAAACCACTTCAAATCTGCCCACCGTGGGATCAATGAAGGTTTAGCTTATCTTAAAATCCATCTAAAGAAAGTTGGAGAGTTGGAACTATTTCTTCATTGTCTGCAGGAGTACATCCACAGGGTGGGCAGGACTGCCAGAGGCATCGAGGGCAGAGGTCACGCTCTGTTGATCCTGCGTCCAGAGGAGCTCGGCTTCCTCCGCTACCTCAAACAGGCCAAGGTACCTCTGAATCCACACATCTGCTCGTCTGGCCGTCAGCTTTAATGCTAATGCACGTTACATTTCCTGCTATTCACTGCTCTTCACCTTTAATGTCACATTCAGGTCCCACTTAGTGAGTTTGAGTTTTCTTGGAGTAAAATCTCTGATATCCAGTCTCAGGTGAGCTTTCAGTTTCTACACTGCATCTCATCAACTTTAGGTTGACTTTTATTCATCGCATTTATTTCCTCCCCCAGTTGGAGAAGCTGATAGAGAAGAACTACTATCTCCATAAGTCGGCACAGGAAGCCTACAAGTCGTATGTGAGGGCGTACGACTCCCATTCACTCAAACAGATCTACAACGTAAATACACTCAACCTCCTCATGGTGGCGCTGTCCTTTGGCTTCAAAGTGCCTCCATACGTTGATCTGAGTATCCTTTACAAGCGCTTGACTGTtggaaaaatgaaaggaaatttaCCAAAAACCTGGTGTTTACatctatgacatcatcacctgttTGTGGCAGTCAGTTCAGTTACCATGGCGTCCTTATGGTCATTCCCAGCAGGACCGTAGCATAGTTAGCACACATCATTTTGACATGAAAGGCTCCAGAGTTTAAAAGTGTCCTGTCTCATTATGATTTGATAGACTGTATACGTATCCATCAGAACTTTGGATCAGCTGTTGACCTTGACTCAGCTCCTCTTCAGATGTCCACAGCAGTAAAGGTGCGAAGCTGCAGAagcgaggtggtggaggcggcTTTGGATACCAGAAATCCAAAAACACTCACAAATCCAAAATCTTCAAGCACGTCAACAAGCGGAGGAGCGACAGCAGGCAGTTCTCCCGCTGACCTTTCCTTCCTAAAGAACCGCTTTATCACCCCAACTTGCCATCATTTGACCAGCTTTTTACTCCGAGTAATTCAATTCTTCTTTTTCCATGTAAACATGAAACCTGTTCCAGTTATTCTCTCATCTTTTACTTCGACTGCGTTATTAAATCTATTGGGATATATTTGTTTTGTGTTCTGTAAACTTGACAACTGCAGTTTTAGTCACACGAGTCAGTTTTTTGTATTTAATTTTACTGATTTATTCAGTATTTCAGTTATTGCTTCACGGTACAATAGAACCGTTACCATtgacaaaattaaaaaagacaATATTCTCACTGAAGAAAACTCAGAAAAATTCCATCTCCCATAAATTATTTTCCTCCATGAGCTCATGGAAAAAAGGGTTTGCAGATGGAAAAATGCATTTCAATTTAcgaatatatttgtttttggTGTGCTGACACAAATgtcagactggggggggggggtgctcccGCCTCTCGACGCTCAGTCCCGTCCCTGTAGTGTTAAAAAGCCATGATCCAACCGGGGTTCCTGACCCCCAGTGGGAACCCATTTACATCCCTGCTGTAAACAAACCCTCCTGTTAAaccagtgcttctcaattattttctgttacgccccccctaggaagaagaaaacattttgcgtcccccccgccgtgactagaattagtatcatttgtctatgaaattgttataagtacacctctgcatagcattgtatccttattaacattaaagaaaacaaaaaaagaaagaaatatagaccaaagcgggatgattgttgccaatattcggcacgttttcgctgaaaaaactcaagcggctgatcagcgtgactggggtgtgatgtctttaagtgagggttagggttaaccagggttagggttaaccagggttagggttatcagcgtgactggggtgtgatgtctttaagtgaggccttcatt
Coding sequences:
- the LOC101074914 gene encoding actin-related protein 3-like, with amino-acid sequence MAGRLPACVVDCGTGYTKLGYAGNTEPQFIVPSCIAIKESAKVGDQAQRRMMKGVDDLDFYIGDEAVDKPSYSTKWPIRHGIVEDWDLMERFMEQVIFKYLRAEPEDHYFLLTEPPLNTPENREYTAEIMFESFNVPGLYIAVQAVLALAASWTSRQVGERTLTGTVIDSGDGVTHVIPVAEGYVIGSCIKHIPIAGRDITYFTQQLLREREVGIPPEQSLETAKAVKERFSYVCPDLVKEFNKYDTDGSKWIKQYTGINAISKKEFTIDVGYERFLGPEIFFHPEFANPDFTQPISEVVDEVIQNCPIDVRRPLYKNIVLSGGSTMFRDFGRRLQRDLKRTVDARLKMSEELSGGKLKPKPIDVQVITHHMQRYAVWFGGSMLASTPEFYQVCHTKKDYEEIGPSICRHNPVFGVMS
- the ddx18 gene encoding ATP-dependent RNA helicase DDX18 — protein: MADLQMKLLRKKIQKRNENKKKRKLPSKQEDDDDAATLTLNSNGLEDECSGETSTAGKAANEAKPKKQTKDPLETKTEEIPSKKKKKKRKLVQTVDSPAEKKTRKVDEEEDEAPVADENKEINSEKQSEDDHSEKEDEDDQPELPSGLTGAFEDTSFASLAELVSESTLKGVKELGFEQMTEIQHKTIRPLLEGRDVLAAAKTGSGKTLAFLIPCIELIYKLKFMPRNGTGVVILSPTRELAMQTYGVLKELMTHHVHTYGLIMGGSNRSAEAQRLANGVNILVATPGRLLDHLQNTPGFMFKNLQCLIIDEADRILEVGFEEELKQIIKLLPKRRQTLLFSATQTRRVEDLARISLKKEPLYVGVDDDKEKATVDGLEQGYVVCPSEKRFLLLFTFLKKNRKKKLMVFFSSCMSVKYHYELLNYIDLPVMAIHGKQKQTKRTTTFFQFCNADSGILLCTDVAARGLDIPEVDWIIQYDPPDDPKEYIHRVGRTARGIEGRGHALLILRPEELGFLRYLKQAKVPLSEFEFSWSKISDIQSQLEKLIEKNYYLHKSAQEAYKSYVRAYDSHSLKQIYNVNTLNLLMVALSFGFKVPPYVDLNVHSSKGAKLQKRGGGGGFGYQKSKNTHKSKIFKHVNKRRSDSRQFSR